AATAGCAACCGGCCGATGACACGATTCATGGCGTTCGTCCCGCAAAGCGACAAACTGTCGTCACTTTTTCAGCATGGACCATCCACCAATACATGCAAGCATTGATTACAATTTCAATGCTTTATTTATGCTGGCTGATTTTACTCTTCCTGGTTCCGCATGAAGTCCGCAGTGTTGTAGAACGCCTCCAGCAGCTTGGCTTTCAGCCAGTCCTCGCACACCAGCTCGTCCACCGCCTGCTGCATGCACTTCATCCACATATCGCGTGCTTCGCTATCCACGGCAAACGGCATGTGGCGCATGCGCAAGCGCGGGTGGCCGAACTTCTCGATGAACAGCTGCGGGCCGCCCAGCCAGCCGGACAGGAACATGAACAGCTTTTCGCGCGAACCGGCCAGGTCGGCCGGATGCATGTCGCGCAGCGGCTTCACCGCCGGATCGCTGTCCATGATGTCGTAGAAGCGGTCGGTCAGCCAGCGCACCACGCCGGCACCGCCCAGGAGTTCGTATGGGGTCATTTCCTGCATTATCTCTTCACCATCGCGTCAAGCAGGGCGGCATGGTAGCACGTGCGGCCAACCCTGCTCTGCCCTGCATCAAACCAGGGCACCTCGAAACACCCGGCTTTCGTCGTGAGACTGCATTGCACGCAAAAAATGCCGCCCGGTATATCACCCTTATGCTGCGTCGGCAGTTGCGTTCGCGCCTTGTCTCGCCGCGACCTGGCCCTATTGGCACCCCGGGTTTTGCGAGGCCGCCACTGGCTGCACTCAGCCGCGCAGGAACGGGAAATCGAGCGCCGGCTGCTGCCCGCTGAGCAAGGCCGCCAGCGCCCGACCCGAGCCGGGGCCCTCGGTCCAGCCCAGCGTGCCGTGACCGGTATTCAGCCACAGGTTGTCAAAACGCAAGCGCCCGATCAGCGGCACGTTGCCGGGAGTGGCCGGGCGCAGGCCGCTCCAGAAGCGCGCCGCCTGCCAGTCGCAGGCATCGCCGAACAGCTCGCGCGCCCGGCGCAACAGCGCAGCGCAACGCAGCGGGTTGAGATGGCTGGAGTAGCCGGACAGCTCGGCGGTGCCGGCGATGCGCAGCATATCGTCCAGCCGCGAGAACACCAGCTTATGCGATTCATCGGTAATGCTGACCTGTGGCGCCAGGCTGCCGTCCAGTACCGGCACGGTGGCGGAGTAGCCCTTCAGCGGATACACCGGCAGGCGCAGGCCCAGCGGCTGCAGTAGCAGCGGGCTGTGGCTGCCCAGCGCCAGCACGAAGGCGTCGGCCGCCACGTTGTCGTAGCTGCCATCCGGCCCGGTGATCGACACCCGGGTGATGCGCCCGCCGGCCGGCTCCAGCGCATTGATGCGCGTCTGGTAGCGGAACGTCACCCCGGCGGCCACGCAGGCATCGGCCAGCTGCCTGCTGAAGCGGTGCACGTCACCGGATTCGTCGCTCTCGCACCAGGTGGCAGCCAGCAGCCGCGGCGCGATGGATGCCAGTGCCGGCTCGCGCGCCACCGCCTCGCTGACGCTGATCAGTTCGCGGCGTATACCCTGTGCGGCCAACAGCCGGCAGGCATGTTCGGCATGGCGCACTCCCTGCCGGTTGAACAGCAGCGCCAGGATGCCCTGCTGCCGGTGCGCGTAGCTGGGCGCCAGTTGCTGGCGCAGCTCGGAGAAGGTCTGCTGGCTGTAGCGCCCCAGCGCCACCATGGCCTTGAGGTTGGCCGCATGGCGGCTGTAACGACACTCGCCAAGAAAGCCGGCGATCCAGCGCCATTGCTGCAGATCGATGCGCGGGCGGAACAGCAGCGGCGCATCGCCGCGCGGCAGCCACTTGAGCACCTGCCACGGCGTGGCCGGGTGCGCCCACGGTTCGGACTGGCTGACGGAAATCTGGCCGCCATTGGCAAAGCTGGTTTCCCGCGCCGGGCCGCTGGCGCGGTCTATCACCTCCACCTCGTGTCCTGCCTGCCGCAGAAACCAGGCCGAGCTGATCCCGACAATGCCTGCCCCCAGCACCACCACCTTCATTGCCAACCCCCAAGAACTAACGGCCCGCATGGGGCCGTTTATTGTCAGACAAGGGCATAGTAATGCTGCGGGCGCAGCATGCCAAGCCGTCAGGCCTTGCCGGGCGTCAGCTGGTACACCGTCTTGCCCTTGAGGGTGAAGTAGTCGGAAGCGAAATAGAAGTTTTCGGAGTGGCCGACAAACAGCAGCCCGTGCGGCTTGATCAGCGGGTGAAACTTCTTCAGCACCGCGAACTGGGTATCGCGGTCGAAATAGATCATCACGTTGCGGCAGAAGATGGCATCGAACTGCTTGCGGATGCCCCAGCTGCTGTCGATCAGGTTCAGCCGCGAAAACTGGATCATGTCGCGCAGCAGCGGCTTGGCCTGGAAGCTGCCATCAGGCTGCTTGTCAAAGTACTTCACCGCATAGCCCGCCGGCAGCTTGGCCACTTTTTCCGCGCTGTAGATGCCCTTGCGGCCAGCATCCAGCATGCTGGTATCCAGGTCGGTGGCCATGATGTGGATGGGCGGCTTGCTGCCGGGAAACGCCTCCAGCGCCGTCATGGCGATGGAGTACGGCTCCTCGCCGGACGAGGCCGCCGAGCACCAGATATTGATCTCGCCCTTGCCGGTCAGCGAACGCAGAAAGCTGTCCAGAATGTGGAAGTGATGCTCTTCGCGGAAGAAGAAAGTGAGGTTGGTGGTGAGCGCATTGACGAACTGTTCGAACTCGCGCTTGCCGGCCAGGCTCTGCAGAAAGTCGATATAGGCGGCAAACGATGGCAGTTTCAGCTCGCGGATGCGGCGCACCAGCCGGCCGTACACCATGTCCTTCTTGGTGGGGTTGAGCGCGATGCCGGCTTCCTTGTGGATCAGCGCGCGAATGCGCTCGAAGTCGTGATCATTGAAAGCGAATTCGCGCTTCAGCTCGAACTTGGGCAGCTCGATTGGCGGAACCTTGTTCTGCATGCCGTTCTCCGCAAAATAAAAAACCCGGGCGCAGACCCGGGTTTCCGTGGTGCAAGGACCGGATTATACCGAGAACGAGGAACCACAGCCGCAGGTGGTCTGGGCATTCGGGTTACGGATCACGAACTGCGAGCCTTCCAGGCTGTCCTGGTAATCGATCTCGGCGCCCACCAGGTACTGGTAGCTCATCGGGTCGACCAGGAACACCACGCCACCACGTTCAATAGAGGTATCGTCTTCATTGGCGATTTCGTCAAACGTGAAACCGTACTGGAAGCCGGAGCAGCCACCACCGGTCACGAACACGCGCAGTTTCAGGTCAGGATTACCCTCTTCTGCCACCAGGTCGCGCACCTTGTCGCATGCAGCGTCGGTAAACATGATCGGGGACAGGGTTTCGGTTGCAGCAGTCATGTCTCAAGCCTTTCACAACGGGACAGGCCGCGCCGGCGGCCTTTCATCCTAGTATTTTAGTCGGATATTGGGCCGCTTGGCGAGCTTTCAAGTTCAAGGCAGCAGCGGCACGATGTCCAGACCGGCGTTTTCCGGCTGACCGAACATCAGGTTCATCACCTGCACCGCCTGGCCGGACGCGCCTTTCACCAGGTTGTCCTCCACCACCAGGATGATCAGCAGATCGCCATTGTTCGGGCGATGCACCGCAATGCGCGCGGTGTTGCTGCCGCGTACCGAGCGGGTTTCCGGGCAGCTGCCGGCCGGCAGCACGTCCACGAACGGCTCGCCGGCAAAGCGCTGCTCGAACAGCTGCTGATAGTCCACATCGCGGCCCTGCGGCTGGATGCGGGCGTAGATGGTGGAATGGATGCCGCGGATCATCGGTGTCAGGTGCGGCACGAAGGTTAGCTTTACCGGCGCGCCGTGGATGGTGCTCAGCCCCTGCTCGATTTCCGGCGAATGGCGATGGCCCTTCACGCCGTAGGCCTTGAAGTTGTCACCGGCCTCGGCAAACAGGGTGCCCACCTCGGCCTTGCGGCCGGCGCCGGACACGCCGGACTTGCAGTCGGCGATCAGGCTCTGGCTATCGATATACTGCTTGCCACCTTCCAGCAACGGCAGCAGACCAAGCTGCACCGAGGTCGGGTAGCAGCCGGCCATGCCGATCAGCCGCGCCTGTTTGATTGCCTCGCGGTTCACTTCCGGCAAGCCGTATACCGCCTCATCCAGCAGGTCGGTACAGCTATGCTCCATGGCGTACCACTTGGCGAATACCGCCGGGTCTTTCAGACGAAAATCCGCCGCCAGGTCGATAACCTTCACCCCGGCTTCCAGCAGTTCGCGCGCCTGCGCCATGGCCACGCCGTGCGGGGTGGCGAAAAACACCACGTCGCACTGCTTGAGATCGCTTTCGTCCGGCGTGGTAAACGCCACATCCACACGGCCTCGCAGCGACGGGAACATCTCGGCCACCTTCATGCCGGCTTCCTTGCGCGAGGTAACGGCGACCACCTCCGCCCCCGGATGGTTGGCCAACAGACGCAACAGCTCGACACCGGTGTAGCCGGTGCCGCCGACGATGCCCACTTTGATCATGCGAGGCTCCTTGATGTAAATAAATGTCGCAAAGGCGACATGTTAAGGAGTGCGACAGTGCAATGCAACAAAGAAAAAAGCCACCGCGAACGGTGGCTGCCGGCTGCGGCCAACTTGCGGTGGCGGGTACTGCCATACCAATAGCAGCGGCAGCCTTCCTACTTGTACTGTCAAGCCCTTCGCTACGCGAAAGCGCTTGGCCAAAACAAAAAAGCCACCGCAAGCGGTGGCTTTTCGAACATCGCAACAAGCAGATTAACGCTTGGAGAATTGCTTGCGACGACGGGCCTTGCGCAGACCAACTTTCTTACGTTCCACTTCACGGGCATCGCGAGTAACGAAGCCAGCGGTGGACAGGGTCGGCTTCAGCTCGGCGCTGAAGTCGATCAGGGCACGGGTGATGCCCAGGCGGATCGCGCCGGACTGGCCGGTTTCGCCGCCACCGGAAACGTTGACCATGATGTCGAACGATTCCAGGTGTTCGGTCAGCTGCAGCGGCTGACGGATAACCATGCGACCGGTTTCGCGAGCGAAATACTGGTCAACCGGCTTGCCGTTAACGATGATCTGACCGGAGCCCTTTTGCATGAACACACGAGCTACGGAGCTCTTGCGACGGCCAGTGCCGTAGTAGTATTTACCGTTCATCTATGTTGCCTCGAGAATCAGAATTCCAGCACTTTCGGCTGTTGTGCGGCGTGCGGGTGCTCTGCGCCGGCGTATACCTTGAGCTTCTTGATCATGGCGTAGCCCAGCGGACCTTTCGGCAGCATGCCCTTCACGGCTTTTTCCAGAACGCGCTCCGGGAACTGGTTTTGCAGTTCGGTGAAATTGCGTTCGTAGATACCGCCCGGGTAGCCGGAGTGACGGTAGTACTTCTTGTCCAGTGCCTTGTTACCGGTAACGCGCAGTTTGTCTACGTTAACGACAACGATGTAATCGCCGGTATCAACGTGCGGAGTGAATTCCGGCTTGTGCTTGCCACGCAGGCGACGAGCGATTTCAGCAGCGAGACGACCCAGTACTTTGTCTTGGGCGTCGACCACGAACCACTCGCGCTTTACCTCATGCGGCTTGGCAGAAAAGGTCTTCATGGAAACTCTTCCATCGTAATTCTTGAAAGTTCCGGATTCTATTACAGTGAGGTTATGGCTGTCAAACCAAACTGCCGGTTCAAGGTCTTGTGCGGCAATGGAAAAGCCGGAACGCAACAACAGGTGGCAAAAGCAAAAAAAGAGCGCAATCAGACGGTCTGATTGCGCCAAGTTCCACCTATTGAAGGAGGATGGAGGAGACAACACCAAAACGCACACTGAGGGTGAAACGTCCTGATGCGCTTTGATTATCATGCGGGCATTTGATTTTGGCAAGATTTTTTTGTGCGCCGCATCAAAAAGGTTGGCCGCATACCACATGCGGCCAACACCGGCTGCGTCAGACGTGCGGCTGCCAGGCCGGATTACAGCGCCAGAGCGGTTTCCAGCGCGATTTCCATCATGTCGTGGAAGCTGGTCTGCCGCGCTTCTGCATCCATCGCCTCGCCGGTGGGAATCACATCCGACACCGTGAGTATGCCCAGCGCCCGTGCACCGTATTGCGCCGCAACACCGTAGATGCCGGCCACTTCCATTTCCACCGCATTCACGTTCATGCCCTTGAGCACGTCCAGCAGCTGCGGCTGCACGCCGTAGAACAGGTCGGAGGAAAACACATTGCCCACCTGCACCGGCTTGCCCAGCCGCGCGGCGGCATCCACCGCGGTGCGCAGCAGCTGGAAGTCGGCAATGGCGGCAAAG
This Vogesella sp. LIG4 DNA region includes the following protein-coding sequences:
- a CDS encoding group II truncated hemoglobin, which produces MQEMTPYELLGGAGVVRWLTDRFYDIMDSDPAVKPLRDMHPADLAGSREKLFMFLSGWLGGPQLFIEKFGHPRLRMRHMPFAVDSEARDMWMKCMQQAVDELVCEDWLKAKLLEAFYNTADFMRNQEE
- a CDS encoding D-amino acid dehydrogenase is translated as MKVVVLGAGIVGISSAWFLRQAGHEVEVIDRASGPARETSFANGGQISVSQSEPWAHPATPWQVLKWLPRGDAPLLFRPRIDLQQWRWIAGFLGECRYSRHAANLKAMVALGRYSQQTFSELRQQLAPSYAHRQQGILALLFNRQGVRHAEHACRLLAAQGIRRELISVSEAVAREPALASIAPRLLAATWCESDESGDVHRFSRQLADACVAAGVTFRYQTRINALEPAGGRITRVSITGPDGSYDNVAADAFVLALGSHSPLLLQPLGLRLPVYPLKGYSATVPVLDGSLAPQVSITDESHKLVFSRLDDMLRIAGTAELSGYSSHLNPLRCAALLRRARELFGDACDWQAARFWSGLRPATPGNVPLIGRLRFDNLWLNTGHGTLGWTEGPGSGRALAALLSGQQPALDFPFLRG
- a CDS encoding protein-glutamate O-methyltransferase CheR, with amino-acid sequence MQNKVPPIELPKFELKREFAFNDHDFERIRALIHKEAGIALNPTKKDMVYGRLVRRIRELKLPSFAAYIDFLQSLAGKREFEQFVNALTTNLTFFFREEHHFHILDSFLRSLTGKGEINIWCSAASSGEEPYSIAMTALEAFPGSKPPIHIMATDLDTSMLDAGRKGIYSAEKVAKLPAGYAVKYFDKQPDGSFQAKPLLRDMIQFSRLNLIDSSWGIRKQFDAIFCRNVMIYFDRDTQFAVLKKFHPLIKPHGLLFVGHSENFYFASDYFTLKGKTVYQLTPGKA
- the erpA gene encoding iron-sulfur cluster insertion protein ErpA, coding for MTAATETLSPIMFTDAACDKVRDLVAEEGNPDLKLRVFVTGGGCSGFQYGFTFDEIANEDDTSIERGGVVFLVDPMSYQYLVGAEIDYQDSLEGSQFVIRNPNAQTTCGCGSSFSV
- the argC gene encoding N-acetyl-gamma-glutamyl-phosphate reductase, with product MIKVGIVGGTGYTGVELLRLLANHPGAEVVAVTSRKEAGMKVAEMFPSLRGRVDVAFTTPDESDLKQCDVVFFATPHGVAMAQARELLEAGVKVIDLAADFRLKDPAVFAKWYAMEHSCTDLLDEAVYGLPEVNREAIKQARLIGMAGCYPTSVQLGLLPLLEGGKQYIDSQSLIADCKSGVSGAGRKAEVGTLFAEAGDNFKAYGVKGHRHSPEIEQGLSTIHGAPVKLTFVPHLTPMIRGIHSTIYARIQPQGRDVDYQQLFEQRFAGEPFVDVLPAGSCPETRSVRGSNTARIAVHRPNNGDLLIILVVEDNLVKGASGQAVQVMNLMFGQPENAGLDIVPLLP
- the rpsI gene encoding 30S ribosomal protein S9 — encoded protein: MNGKYYYGTGRRKSSVARVFMQKGSGQIIVNGKPVDQYFARETGRMVIRQPLQLTEHLESFDIMVNVSGGGETGQSGAIRLGITRALIDFSAELKPTLSTAGFVTRDAREVERKKVGLRKARRRKQFSKR
- the rplM gene encoding 50S ribosomal protein L13, which gives rise to MKTFSAKPHEVKREWFVVDAQDKVLGRLAAEIARRLRGKHKPEFTPHVDTGDYIVVVNVDKLRVTGNKALDKKYYRHSGYPGGIYERNFTELQNQFPERVLEKAVKGMLPKGPLGYAMIKKLKVYAGAEHPHAAQQPKVLEF